The genomic segment CGGTATCCGAATTTCCGTTGAAGCTCCGGCCGAGGCCTTCGAGTTCGCTGCGCAGCGCGCGGAAGTTATAAATTTCGCCGTTGTAGACCAAGGTCAGCGGCCCGTCGGTCATCGGCTGGGCGCCGGCCTCCGACAGGTCGATGATTTTCAGGCGGGTATGGGCGAAGGCGCAGGTCTCGGTAAACCAAGTCGATTGGGCATCGGGCCCGCGCGGCCGCAGGCGATCGAGAACGCGCTTCAGGCGCGTCTCCAATCCCCCTCGATCGATGCCGTCGAAATCGGCAATCCCGGCGAGCCCGCACATCCCTCTTACCTTTGCCGCGCGCCGGTTCGTCCGGCCGTCGCCCTGTCCGGCGTGCCGGCGAAAGGTAGCGGTTTTGCCGGCGACCGTACAGCGATGGCGTTGACAGCCCTCATGATCGCAGCCACAACTCGGAGCGCGCATGGAGGACGGCAATGACAACGACGCCGAGAATTTCGGTAATCGGATTGGGCTATGTGGGGTTGCCGTTGGCCATTGCGCTGGCCGCCCATTTCGAAGTTGTCGGCTACGATCGCGATGCCGACCGGCTCGCCGAGCTGGGCCGCGGTCGTGACGACACGCGCGAGGTCAATGGCGACATTCTGAAGCGGGCGCGGCTGACATTGACCGACGATGCGGCGGCGATGGTCGGTTCAGACCTTTTCATCCTCGCCGTGCCGACGCCGGTCGATGCGGCGAACAAGCCCGATCTGAGCATACTCCTGGACGCCTGCACGGCGGTCGGCGAGGTCATGAAGACGGGCGCCGTCGTGGTGCTCGAGAGCACCGTCTATCCCGGCGTGACAGAGGACGTTTGCGGCCCGGCGCTGGCCGCCGCGTCGGGGCTGCGCGCCGGGATCGACTTTCACCTCGGCTATTCGCCGGAGCGGGTAAATCCCGGCGATCGCGCCCATGGCTTGTCATCTATAACCAAGATCATCGCGGCACAATCGCCGCAGGTGATCGCATTGCTCGAACGGATTTACGGCCCGATTACCGGCGGCAATCTATTCGTTGCCAAGGACATCCGCACCGCCGAAGCGGCGAAGGTCATCGAGAACACCCAGCGCGACATCAACGTGGCATTCGTCAACGAGATCTCGATGATCTTCGACAAGATGGGGATTTCCACCGTCGACGTGCTGGCGGCGGCGCGGACGAAATGGAACTTCCTGGATTTTCGCCCCGGCTTGGTCGGCGGCCACTGCATCGGCGTCGACCCCTATTATTTGGCGCTCGCCGCCGACAACGTCGGGCATCGTTCGGATATCATCCTGTCGGGCCGGCGCATCAATGAAGAGATGGCCGACTATGTCGCCCGCCGCGTCATCGAGCAGCTCGACGCCGATGCGTCGCCGTGGCGGGTTCTGGTCCTTGGCTTGACCTTCAAGGAGAATGTGCCGGATCTGCGCAACACCAAGGTCGCGGACCTTGCCAAGGCGCTCACCGCGGCCGGCGCCGAGGTGGTCATTTGCGACCCGCTCGCGGACGCCGCCAAGGCGCGGCATTTGTTCGGCGTCGACATCGTCGCCTCGATCGCCGGCCTGGCCTCCTTCGACGCCGTCATCGGGGCCGTCGCCCACGATGAATTTCGGGATTTGTCCCGCGCCGATATCGTTCGACTGGTCAAGCCCGGCGGCCTGGTCGCGGAGGTCAAGGAAATCTGGCCGGCTTCGGTCATTCCGGACGAGCTGCGTCGCTGGACGTTGTGAGCGATAAGGCTCTAGGTTTTGGTTTTCTTCGGAATCCGCTTGAGCGACCAGCGGACGACGCCGCGGCCGCCTTCGGTGGTGCCGGCGACGACGACCTGATCGCTGCGCTGTACTCTTCCGCGTTCGCCCATATAGACGGTCGGGGCCAATTCCGGCGCCGCCCCGTCACTCGAGAAACGCCAGCCGTCGCCACCGGGCAGGCGCAACAATACGGCATGGCCGTCATGGACGAGGGAGGCGCGAATTCCGGGATGGAGGTGGAAGCGCAGGGCGAAATCATGCCAGCCGTCCCCGGCCAGCGTGTCCTCGCCACGCAGATCGTCACCGGCCGTCGACAGGTAGAGGCGGCGGCGGTGAACCAAGCCGAATCCCTCGACATAACCGTCGTGGCTGGCATCGAGCAGGACGGCTCCGTCGGCCTCCTCGCGCCGGCAGGTGACTGCGGCCGGGCGCCGCGACAGACCGCCATCGGCAAGGATCCCGCTGGAGTTCGTGTTACGCACGACGGCGGTCGAATGCGCGGCGGTCGCGCGGGCGACGCCCCGCCACGACCCGTCGCCACCGCGATAGGCGCCGCAATTGACGATCAGACGTTCCCGTCCGACGCTCATTTCGAAGGACAGGGTGCCGGCATGGGCGCCGTCGTCGAACCCCTGCGGCGGCGGTGCTCCGGCATCCATGATCACCAAGGTGCGGCCGCAGGACAGCCGGTGGTAGCCGGAATCGGCCGCCGCCGAGGCCGGCTTGCCGCGCGCATTGCTTCGCGTCAGAACCGCGTCGATGAGCGAATCGGTCTCTTCGTTGCCGCCGTTGAACAAGGCCAGGTGACCGTCGCCCATGCGGAAGAACCGCACCATCGTCGACATCCGCGTGATGGCGGCGGGAATGGTTTCCGGCACCGACGCGTCGCAGGCGGCGAGGGCGCCGCGGATGTCGATGAGGTGGCGCAGCACGGCAAGGTGGACCGAGGGGTCGCGTGACACATGGCCGCCGTCGCCGAGGATCTGAACCTCCAGCTCGGCGTCGAGGAGATCGAGCCCGCGGTCGCGTCTGGCGGTTCCGTTGGGCAGGGCGAGGCCACTATAGATCAGGCCTTTGGCGGCGAGAATTCGGCCCGGCCCCGGGGCCGCGGACGGCGCCACCCGCGCCAGGTGCTGGCACTGGGCGCCGAGGCTTTGGAGAATATCGGCCTGGGTTTCGGAATCGGCGCTGGCGCCGTAGAACTCGAAGCGCGACAGCCAATTGGCGACGCGGCGGCCGAGAATATCGGGCCGCCAGCCGACATCCCGGCACGGCGGATTGTGGGCGATCCAGTCGGTGATGAGCTCGCGGGCCCGGCGCCGTCCGGTGTCACCGCCCGACGCCTGCAGGTCGGCCAACCAATCGAAACCGTGGAGGTCGGCGAGCCACCGCGCGCTGAGTTCGTTGTGCGACCAAATCGCGGCGTCGATCGGCGCCGAATCACCGGCGCTGTGAAATTCACCGCGCGAGATCGCGGCGCCGCGCTTGGCGTCGCCGGGCCACGGCTCCGGCGGCGACATCAAGACCCGATCGGGCGGGTTACGCGACAGGGCCCGGCGATAGACCGCCGATCCGAAGACCGTTTGGCTCAATCGCCCGGAAAGTCGCCTCACCCCGTTTCCCATTGTCGCTGCTGTCGGACTCGTTTCGTGGGCGACGCTAATCCGCTCCGCGGAGGCGCCGGATGTTGCCGGCATAGGCGGCCGCACCGCCGCTGAAGGTCGCGGTGCCGGCGACCAGCACGTCGGCGCCGGCTTCGACCGCCTGGGCCGCCGTCGCTTCGTTGATGCCGCCGTCGACCTCGAGATCGATCGTCCGTCCCAGGGCATCGATGCGGGAGCGCAAGGCGCGGATCTTGTCGAGCTGGTGCGGAATGAAGGCCTGGCCGCCGAATCCCGGGTTGACGCTCATGACCAGGATCAGATCGACGTCGCCGATCAGATTATCGACCGCCTCGACCGGCGTACCCGGATTGAGCGCGAGTCCGGCCTTCTTGCCGAGCGACTTGATCAGTTGAATCGAACGGTGGGTGTGCGCTCCGGCCTCGGGGTGGATTGTAATGATATCGGCGCCCGCGGCGGCGAACGCCTCGACGAAGGAATCGACCGGGGAAATCATCAGATGGACGTCGAACGGCAGGTCGGTGCAGTCGCGGATGGCCGCGACGACGGCCGGACCGATGGTCAGGTTGGGTACGAAATGGCCATCCATGACGTCGACATGGATGTAGTCGGCCCCGGCCTCGGACACCGCACGCACCTCGTCGCCGAGCCGCGCGAAATCGGCTGACAGGACGGACGGCGCGATGCGGACGGCTTGTTGCATGGGACTCTAGGTAACAGGTGGCCGTGCAGGCGGCAAGGACGCGCTAGGACGTAGCCTCATAGACACCAAACCGTCGCCTCGGAGCGGCGGCTATTGGGGAAACAGAGAAGCCGGCGGCGAACACTTCGGAACACCTCCCAAGAGCGGACATTACGCTTCAGCCCAAGCGACGCCGGCAACTGACCCCGGGGCGGAAGTTACGTGCCCCGCCGAGCACGACCTCCAGATGCGGAGAGCGCTGCAGGAGTTCGTACTGTGCAACCCCGTGGAGTGCCTACTTTCCTCAAAGCGAGTCATCCGGCTCGCGATGCAGAAATTATTGCCATTTACTGCCATTTGATGCTATTAAAGGTTATTATGTGAACTGGAGACGAGCGCATGTCGCGAACGGACTGGATGACGGTCGAGGATACCACGAGCTACCTCGGGATCGG from the Alphaproteobacteria bacterium genome contains:
- a CDS encoding nucleotide sugar dehydrogenase; translation: MTTTPRISVIGLGYVGLPLAIALAAHFEVVGYDRDADRLAELGRGRDDTREVNGDILKRARLTLTDDAAAMVGSDLFILAVPTPVDAANKPDLSILLDACTAVGEVMKTGAVVVLESTVYPGVTEDVCGPALAAASGLRAGIDFHLGYSPERVNPGDRAHGLSSITKIIAAQSPQVIALLERIYGPITGGNLFVAKDIRTAEAAKVIENTQRDINVAFVNEISMIFDKMGISTVDVLAAARTKWNFLDFRPGLVGGHCIGVDPYYLALAADNVGHRSDIILSGRRINEEMADYVARRVIEQLDADASPWRVLVLGLTFKENVPDLRNTKVADLAKALTAAGAEVVICDPLADAAKARHLFGVDIVASIAGLASFDAVIGAVAHDEFRDLSRADIVRLVKPGGLVAEVKEIWPASVIPDELRRWTL
- a CDS encoding ribulose-phosphate 3-epimerase produces the protein MQQAVRIAPSVLSADFARLGDEVRAVSEAGADYIHVDVMDGHFVPNLTIGPAVVAAIRDCTDLPFDVHLMISPVDSFVEAFAAAGADIITIHPEAGAHTHRSIQLIKSLGKKAGLALNPGTPVEAVDNLIGDVDLILVMSVNPGFGGQAFIPHQLDKIRALRSRIDALGRTIDLEVDGGINEATAAQAVEAGADVLVAGTATFSGGAAAYAGNIRRLRGAD